Part of the Pseudomonas sp. M30-35 genome is shown below.
AAGGAACACCAGTGGCGAAGGCGACCACCTGGACTGATACTGACGCTGAGGTGCGAAAGCGTGGGGAGCAAACAGGATTAGATACCCTGGTAGTCCACGCCGTAAACGATGTCAACTAGCCGTTGGATTCCTTGAGAATTTAGTGGCGCAGCTAACGCATTAAGTTGACCGCCTGGGGAGTACGGCCGCAAGGTTAAAACTCAAATGAATTGACGGGGGCCCGCACAAGCGGTGGAGCATGTGGTTTAATTCGAAGCAACGCGAAGAACCTTACCTGGCCTTGACATGCTGAGAACTTTCTAGAGATAGATTGGTGCCTTCGGGAACTCAGACACAGGTGCTGCATGGCTGTCGTCAGCTCGTGTCGTGAGATGTTGGGTTAAGTCCCGTAACGAGCGCAACCCTTGTCCTTAGTTACCAGCACGTAATGGTGGGAACTCTAAGGAGACTGCCGGTGACAAACCGGAGGAAGGTGGGGATGACGTCAAGTCATCATGGCCCTTACGGCCAGGGCTACACACGTGCTACAATGGTCGGTACAAAGGGTTGCCAAGCCGCGAGGTGGAGCTAATCCCATAAAACCGATCGTAGTCCGGATCGCAGTCTGCAACTCGACTGCGTGAAGTCGGAATCGCTAGTAATCGTGAATCAGAATGTCACGGTGAATACGTTCCCGGGCCTTGTACACACCGCCCGTCACACCATGGGAGTGGGTTGCACCAGAAGTAGCTAGTCTAACCTTCGGGGGGACGGTTACCACGGTGTGATTCATGACTGGGGTGAAGTCGTAACAAGGTAGCCGTAGGGGAACCTGCGGCTGGATCACCTCCTTAATCGACGACATCAGCTTCCTTATAAGCTCCCACACGAATTGCTTGATTCATTGCGAAAGACGATTGGGTCTGTAGCTCAGTTGGTTAGAGCGCACCCCTGATAAGGGTGAGGTCGGCAGTTCGAATCTGCCCAGACCCACCAATTGTTGAGGGGTTAGGCCTTGGATGTAAATGGGGCCATAGCTCAGCTGGGAGAGCGCCTGCCTTGCACGCAGGAGGTCAGCGGTTCGATCCCGCTTGGCTCCACCACTTTACAGATTGCTTGATTCGTTTTTGTTAGTGTTCAGAAATGAGCATTCCTACTGAAGGGTAGTTGAATGTTGATTTCTGGTCTTTGACTAGAAAGAAAATCGTTCTTTAAAAATTTGGGTATGTGATAGAAGTGACTAATTGATTACTTTCACTGGTAATTAATTTGGTCAAGGTAAAATTTGTAGTTCTCAATTGCAAATTTTCGGCGAATGTCTACTTCACGTTATAGACAATAACCAGATTGCTTGGGGTTATATGGTCAAGTGAAGAAGCGCATACGGTGGATGCCTTGGCAGTCAGAGGCGATGAAAGACGTGATAGCCTGCGAAAAGCTTCGGGGAGGTGGCAAATAACCTTTGATCCGGAGATGTCTGAATGGGGGAACCCAGCCATCATAAGATGGTTATCTTGCACTGAATACATAGGTGTAAGAGGCGAACCAGGGGAACTGAAACATCTAAGTACCCTGAGGAATAGAAATCAACCGAGATTCCCTTAGTAGTGGCGAGCGAACGGGGACTAGCCCTTAAGTTGATTAGAGATTAGCGGAACGCTCTGGAAAGTGCGGCCATAGTGGGTGATAGCCCTGTACGCGAAAATCTCTTTTCAATGAAATCGAGTAGGACGGAGCACGAGAAACTTTGTCTGAATATGGGGGGACCATCCTCCAAGGCTAAATACTACTGACTGACCGATAGTGAACTAGTACCGTGAGGGAAAGGCGAAAAGAACCCCGGAGAGGGGAGTGAAATAGATCCTGAAACCGTATGCGTACAAGCAGTGGGAGCAGACTTTGTTCTGTGACTGCGTACCTTTTGTATAATGGGTCAGCGACTTATTTTCAGTGGCAAGCTTAACCGAATAGGGGAGGCGTAGCGAAAGCGAGTCTTAATAGGGCGTTTAGTCGCTGGGAATAGACCCGAAACCGGGCGATCTATCCATGGGCAGGTTGAAGGTTGGGTAACACTAACTGGAGGACCGAACCGACTACCGTTGAAAAGTTAGCGGATGACCTGTGGATCGGAGTGAAAGGCTAATCAAGCTCGGAGATAGCTGGTTCTCCTCGAAAGCTATTTAGGTAGCGCCTCGTGTATCACTGCTGGGGGTAGAGCACTGTTTCGGCTAGGGGGTCATCCCGACTTACCAAACCGATGCAAACTCCGAATACCAGCAAGTGTCAGCACGGGAGACACACGGCGGGTGCTAACGTCCGTCGTGAAAAGGGAAACAACCCAGACCGTCAGCTAAGGTCCCAAAGTTATGGTTAAGTGGGAAACGATGTGGGAAGGCTTAGACAGCTAGGAGGTTGGCTTAGAAGCAGCCACCCTTTAAAGAAAGCGTAATAGCTCACTAGTCGAGTCGGCCTGCGCGGAAGATGTAACGGGGCTCAAACCATACACCGAAGCTACGGGTTCATCCTTTGGATGAGCGGTAGAGGAGCGTTCTGTAAGCCTGTGAAGGTGAGTTGAGAAGCTTGCTGGAGGTATCAGAAGTGCGAATGCTGACATGAGTAACGACAATGCGAGTGAAAAACTCGCACGCCGAAAGACCAAGGTTTCCTGCGCAACGTTAATCGACGCAGGGTGAGTCGGCCCCTAAGGTGAGGCAGAAATGCGTAATCGATGGGAAACGGGTTAATATTCCCGTACTTCTAATTACTGCGATGGAGGGACGGAGAAGGCTAGGCCAGCACGGCGTTGGTTGTCCGTGTTTAAGGTGGTAGGCTGGAATCTTAGGTAAATCCGGGATTCTAAGGCCGAGAACTGATGACGAGTTGTCTTTTAGACGATGAAGTGGTTGATGCCATGCTTCCAGGAAAAGCTTCTAAGCTTCAGGTAATTAGAAACCGTACCCCAAACCGACACAGGTGGTTAGGTAGAGAATACCAAGGCGCTTGAGAGAACTCGGGTGAAGGAACTAGGCAAAATGGCACCGTAACTTCGGGAGAAGGTGCGCCGGTGAGTGTGAAGGGTTTACCCCGTAAGCACATGCCGGTCGAAGATACCAGGCCGCTGCGACTGTTTATTAAAAACACAGCACTCTGCAAACACGAAAGTGGACGTATAGGGTGTGACGCCTGCCCGGTGCCGGAAGGTTAATTGATGGGGTTAGCTAACGCGAAGCTCTTGATCGAAGCCCCGGTAAACGGCGGCCGTAACTATAACGGTCCTAAGGTAGCGAAATTCCTTGTCGGGTAAGTTCCGACCTGCACGAATGGCGTAACGATGGCGGCGCTGTCTCCACCCGAGACTCAGTGAAATTGAAATCGCTGTGAAGATGCAGTGTATCCGCGGCTAGACGGAAAGACCCCGTGAACCTTTACTATAGCTTTGCACTGGACTTTGAGTTTACTTGTGTAGGATAGGTGGGAGGCTTTGAAGCGTGGACGCCAGTTCGCGTGGAGCCAACCTTGAAATACCACCCTGGTAACCTTGAGGTTCTAACTCTGGTCCGTTATCCGGATCGAGGACAGTGTATGGTGGGTAGTTTGACTGGGGCGGTCTCCTCCTAAAGAGTAACGGAGGAGTACGAAGGTGCGCTCAGACCGGTCGGAAATCGGTCGTAGAGTATAAAGGCAAAAGCGCGCTTGACTGCGAGACAGACACGTCGAGCAGGTACGAAAGTAGGTCTTAGTGATCCGGTGGTTCTGTATGGAAGGGCCATCGCTCAACGGATAAAAGGTACTCCGGGGATAACAGGCTGATACCGCCCAAGAGTTCATATCGACGGCGGTGTTTGGCACCTCGATGTCGGCTCATCACATCCTGGGGCTGAAGCCGGTCCCAAGGGTATGGCTGTTCGCCATTTAAAGTGGTACGCGAGCTGGGTTTAGAACGTCGTGAGACAGTTCGGTCCCTATCTGCCGTGGACGTTTGAGATTTGAGAGGGGCTGCTCCTAGTACGAGAGGACCGGAGTGGACGAACCTCTGGTGTTCCGGTTGTCACGCCAGTGGCATTGCCGGGTAGCTATGTTCGGAAAAGATAACCGCTGAAAGCATCTAAGCGGGAAACTTGCCTTAAGATGAGATCTCACTGGAACCTTGAGTTCCCTAAAGGGCCGTCGAAGACTACGACGTTGATAGGTGGGGTGTGTAAGCGCTGTGAGGCGTTGAGCTAACCCATACTAATTGCCCGTGAGGCTTGACCATATAACACCCAAACAATTTGCTGTTTGTGTGTCATGACAGAAGTTGATGAAACCGAAAGTTTGCACGACTACAAACATCACATACCCGATTCGAAGCAGCGTCCTAGACGAGGCTTCAAACAAATTGCTTGACGACCATAGAGCATTGGAACCACCTGATCCCATCCCGAACTCAGTAGTGAAACGATGCATCGCCGATGGTAGTGTGGGGTTTCCCCATGTGAGAGTAGGTCATCGTCAAGCGCCTATACCGAAACCCCAGATCATGTAAATGGTCTGGGGTTTCTCTTTGCGCTGAAGAAAAGTTCGGAGGGGCGGCAGCGCACAGCGTGCCCGCCTATGCTTAACGGCCTAGGTGTTAGTAGCGACACAGCCGGTGGATGGATAAAGCGTCATCCACCCTACGTGGCAGCAGTCGCCGCGACCCGCATGGTGCGCACCAAACCGCGCGCAGGCCCAAATCTCACGCATTAAAAAGCCACCTGACGGTGGCTTTTTAATTACCACGGCTAGTCGCCGCGATACTCGCAGCCACTGGTACAGGTTTCGTGGATGCGTATGCGCGATAGCTCGGGCAATAAAGGCTTTAGCTCCTGCCAAATCCACTTCGCTAGAACTTCACTGGTCGGGTTCTCAAGACCAGGAATATCATTGAGATAGTTGTGGTCAAGCTGCTCATATAGCGGCTTGAATATGGCTTTAATCTCAGAGAAATCACGAATCCAGCCGGTATACGGATCAACCTCGCCCTCGATATAAACCGCAACCTTAAAGGAGTGCCCATGTAGGCGCCCACACTTATGGCCATCAGGTACGTGAGGAAGGCGGTGCGCCGCTTCAAACATGAATTCTTTGAACAATTCCACTGGTTTACTCTCTGCAAGACATCTCTACAAACGTATTGAGCGGCGCAGTGTTGCGTGCCGCGTAACTGCGTTCATATTAACAGTTTGGATGATCTCACGGGGTATGCAGCTGGCAATCGGCGCATAGCTGGGCAGTGAGCGATTAATCAAACGCTATGATTAATCGCTGGGCACTGGATCGTCTGGATCTATTGCTGCGCTACTCAAATAGGTTGCCGCTAGCGGGTAGCGGCGGGGCGAGGATTACTCCTCGCGATTGGTGTTTACACGCGGAACTGTCCCAGTAAGGCGCTAAGTTGCGTTGCGAGTTGACCTACATGCTCACTGGCTTTATTCGATTGTTGCGCCGCAGTTGCATTCTCATGAGCGAGGCCAGCCGCTTGCGTGACGTTCTGATTGATATCGTCAACGACATGCGACTGCTCTAGAGTCGCACTGGCAATCGAGGCGTTCAGCCCAGTGATGTTTTTTAATGAGTGGGCGATCTGATCCAGGCTCACTCCTGCCAAGTTAGCTTGTTCAATTGTGAGTTGAGAAGCTTGGCTGCTTTCATTGATGACCTTCACTGCAGCTTGCGAGTTGCTTTGCAAGCGCTCGGTCATGGTTTGAATTTCAGCGGTGGACTTCTGTGTGCGCTGGGCCAGTAAGCGTACTTCATCAGCAACAACGGCAAAGCCACGACCTTGTTCGCCCGCTCGGGCAGCCTCAATCGCCGCGTTGAGCGCGAGTAGATTGGTTTGCTCGGCGATTGAGCGAATCACTTCAAGTACGCTGCCGATCTGTGTGCTTTCTTCTGCAAGGGTGTTCATCACTGTAACTGCATTGTCGATCATTGCCGACAGCTGTTCGATTTGCTGCAGGCTTGACTGGATGTTGCTCTGGCCTTGTGAGGCTTGTTGCTCGGCTGAGAGAACTTCGGACGATGCATGTTCGGCGTTTTTAGCCACGTCCTGAACAGCGTAAGTGACCTGGTTAATCGCGGTAGCCACTAATTCCATTTGCTGGGATTGCTGTTGGCTATGGTTGTGGGCGTCTGTTGCCACGTGGTCTAGCGATTGCGCGGCCTGAGTCAGCTCTGATGCTGAATCAAGGGATTGCTTGATAACTTGGCGTAGCTTGTTGGTAAATGCATTGAAGTGCTGCGCCAGGGCGGTTAGCTCGTCATTGCCGTGTGTGTCCAAGCTGCGCGTCAGATCACCTTCACCGCTGGCGATATTGGCCATGGCGCTGACGGCCTGATTCAGCGGTTTGGAAATGCTGCGGGCAATGAGAGTGACGACGAAAGTCATCAGTAGCATCAAAGTCAGGCCGATTATCAGAACGCGTGTAGCCTGCGCTGCAAACTCACTCTGCAGATCATCGACATACACACCTGAACCAATAATTAAGCCCCAGGGCTCGAACAACTGCACGTAGGAAATCTTTGGCACAGGCTCACTTGCACCGGGCTTGGGCCAGCGGTAATCGACCTGACCTGCACCTTTGGCTTTAGCAATACTGACCATTTCATTGAACAATGCTTTGCCGTCAGGGTCTTTGAAGGTCGAGAGGTTCTGACCTTCAAGTTTTGGGTTGGTGGGGTGCATGATCATGGTTGGAGTTAGATCATTGACCCAGAAGTATTCGCTTGAGTCGTAACGCAAGCCGCGGATTATTTCCAAAGCCTGTTCTTGCGCATCTTCATGCTTAAGCGTGCCTGCGGTTTCGAGCGCGTAGAAGTACTTGAGGACACCGGTCGCACTTTGGACCAGATGCTGGGTTTTTTCAGCTTTGCCCGCATACAAATCACTATGAATTTGCTTGAGCAATACGCCGCCCAAGGTCAGGAGCATGACGATTGCGACAACAAGTATCAGCCATAGGCGACGGCTGATTGGTAGGCTACGTAAGCTATTCATAGGGAAACACCTGATTGTTATTATTGGAGCCGGGCTGACTTTTTGGGCATTTTCGTATGCCATCTATGCAGATTTACGCCGAAACAGACTGAGTAAACATCAAGTAACCGGCTATAAATTGCTAATTCTCTGTTAGCATTTCGGCCCGAAACGCAGAAACCTGAGGGCTCACGGATAATTTGTCTGTGGAGATGGGCTCGTGTTGCGCAAGTCCAATTCAATAGCACCAGAAATGCTTCAATAATTTAATTTTGTGCGGTAAGTAAATCCGCGCACATTGGGAGATCGGATGGACGTGTGGTTGGCCATACAGGCATTGATATTGGGCGTTGTTGAAGGCATTACCGAGTTCTTACCCGTGTCCAGTACCGGACACCAGATCATTGTTGCAGACCTGATTGGTTTCGGCGGTGAGCGGGCAATGGCTTTCAATATCATTATCCAGCTTGGCGCTATCCTTGCCGTGGTCTGGGAATACCGGCAGAAAATTCTCGATGTAGTGGTAGGCCTGCCCAAGGAACCTCAGGCTCAACTCTTTACTCGCAACTTATTAATCGCTTTTTTTCCGGCGGTTATTCTTGGTGTGTGCTTTGCCGACTTGATCCATGAATACCTGTTTAACCCGATCACGGTCGCGTCAGCGTTGGTTGTCGGTGGTGTGATCATGCTCTGGGCAGAGCGTCGCAAGCATACTGTTCATGCTGAAACAGTCGATGATATGACGTGGAAAGATGCACTCAAGATTGGCTTCGCTCAGTGTTTGGCGATGATTCCCGGTACATCACGTTCAGGGGCGACGATCATTGGCGGCCTGTTGTTTGGGCTCTCTCGCAAGGCGGCTACTGAGTTTTCGTTCTTTCTGGCAATGCCGACCATGGTCGGTGCTGCAGTTTACTCGGGCTACAAGTATCGGGACTTGTTCCAGCCGGCTGATCTACCAGTGTTTGCAATTGGTTTTGTCACTTCGTTTATTTTCGCGATGATTGCGGTACGTGCATTGCTCAAGTTCATTGGTAATCACAGCTATGCAGTATTTGCGTGGTATCGGATTGGCTTCGGGTTGCTGATTTTGGCAACTTGGCAGTTGCATCTGATTGATTGGAGCACCGCTCAAGGCTAGTTGTCGTCGCCCACTCGGGTCTTAATGCAAATAGATCAATCGGCTGCTCAGATCATGCAGTGGCTCGGTTAGTGAGTCGTTTCGATGAGCACTGGAAGGTTATCCCATTCAGCAAACGGCACCACCCAAGAGGTGGTGCAGCGCTATCATCTCGCGTGGAAAGCTAGCGACCTTGATGCGGTGATGGCTCTGTATCACCCGCAAATCGAGTACAACGACTTCTTTCAGAACCGGGTATTTCACTTCAAACAGTTGCGTGAGTATGTACGCAGCTCAATGCCACTCGAGCCGCAGGAAGTGCTTGAGCATACTGATCGCATCCGCTTTGATGAAGATACTGCATTTATTCAATATCGGATTACGTTATGCGGTGGCTCTGGGCTGGTGTCGTTTCGCTCCAGTGAGGCCATTACTGTTCGCGACGGGTTGATCTGGAGGATCAATGAATACGCGTCGCTGATACATGAGCAACATGCCGATAACAGTAAGCCCGATAGTCGTCGTCCAGCCACGAGCCGACTTGGTTTGTCGGCGCGGCAATTAGGGATTCTGGCACTTGATCTGCAAGAGTACTTTGCCAGTGCGCAACCTTATCTGGACCCTGGTTTAAACCTGCAACAGGTTGCTGTCGAAACCGGGTATAGCCGTAATCAGATCTCTTATCTGTTGAATCAAGTACTGGGCCAAAGCTTTTACCGTTATGTGAATCACCAACGGCTTAAGCACCTATTGCTATCAATCGATCATTCACCGCGGTCAGCCAAAATTGACGACCTGGTGTTTGCGGCCGGATTCAACTCGCTCTCAGCCTTCTATACATGCTTTCGTTTGCACCTCGGTATTACGCCCAAGGCATACCTCAAATTGCCTGGCCAAGAGCAAAGTGCACTGCGAGCTCGCGTGCAAGAGAGCGCTTAACACTCTTCACCTCAGCCTGAAGCATTGCCCAGACTGCCCACCACTTCAGTATTCTTGTAGGCTTTGGATTTGGCATGGGATTACGGTCTAATCATGGAAGTACGCGGCTCAATCAAAAGCTGGAATGATGACAAGGGTTTTGGTTTTATCCGGCCAGAGCAGGGCGGCCAAGAAGTATTCGCACATATCTCAGCAATGCGTGGCGACCGCCGACCCGTTGCGGGTGACCAAGTGATGTTCATCGCCGGTAAAGATGACAAGGGGCGTTTACGCGCAGAGCACCTGCGGCTTGCCGGTGAGCTTTCAATTGATCAACCCAAGATTCGCCGTAAACCGCCTGTTCCAGCTGCACAGCGGCAAAAAAATGTGGTCAGGGAGCGCAAAGCTTCCAGCAAGCAACCACGGCGCAAACTCTCTGCACCTATTCAACACCTGGGGCTCAAAACGCTGATCTTCGCCGGGTTATCTGTATTGCCGTTACTTGGCAGTTTACAGCTGCTATTTAGCGCAGGGATTATCTGGGTGTTGCTGGCTTATCTGGTTATGAGTTTAGTCAGCTTTGTCCAGTACTGGAGTGATAAAGCCAAAGCCATGCGTGGCGCGTGGCGAACACCAGAAACTACGCTGCACTTGTTCGAGTTACTGGGTGGCTGGCCTGGTGCATTGGTCGCACAGCAATGTTTTCGGCATAAAACCCGGAAGGGCTCTTACCAGTCAGTTTTCTGGTTAATCATTATTGCCCACCAGCTGTTTTGGTTGGATTGGTGTGTGCTGGATGGTGAGTACTTCGGCGATTTTATCCGTGCCTATGCACCACGCTCATGGGGCTAATCCGCAAGCCAATCTGCTTGCGCTTTGAAAGTTTGCCGACCACCAACTGGTGTGAGCGGGTGATTAGCTCGCGCAGTTCGTTATCGCTAACCGGTAATGGGTCGCAAGGCATGCTGATCCAGCCTGCACGTGCTAGATAAGGTGCTGGACGGATTCCGGGGCGGTCGACAAAGCCGAGAAACAAGTCGTTATCAACCTTGAACGCCAGGTTGTCCCCGAGGAAGTTGATAATCGCGAACATCTTGTTTTCCGCGATCGAGAACACCTGGTTTTCGCCCCACTTGAAGTCAGTGCGGGCGCCCGGTAATTGCAGACAAAATGCAGCAATCTGTTCGCGTGTCATCTGTTTGTTCCCGTATCTGAACCCGCTTTAAGCGCTTGAGCGCTTCTCTAAACGCAACAACACCATGGTCATTAGCATTCCAGTCAGCGCCAGGCAGGCGGCAACCATAAAGATTGAGCCAAAGCCAAAATAGCCGGCAATGGCGCCCATCAGCGGGCCGGCGATACCCAGCGATAAGTCAAAGAATACTGCGTAAGCACCAAGCGCTGAACTGCGACTCGCTGCAGGAATACGTGAGATGACTTCAACCCCAAGCGCCGGATACACCAGCGATAAACCAAAGCCGGTGAGGGCGGCGCCACATAAGGTGATCCATGGGGTTGCCGCGAGCCAGATCAGCAGTAAGCCAATGCATTCGATTAGTAAACATACGGTTGCAACACGATAACCACCGCGTTTTTTGATCGTGCTGGAAAACAACAAGCGGGCAACAATAAATGCGCAGCCAAATGCACTCAGGCAATAAGCTGCGTTGCTCCAGCCACGACTGTCGTAATAAAGGGTGATAAAGGTCGCGATAGTGCCGAAGCCAATTGAGCCGAGAGCCAAAGCCACACCATTTGGCGCAACTTTCATAAATACCCGGCTAAATGCCAAGCGTGTGCCCTGAATAATAGGAGAGGGGATTTTGATTCGTGCCAGCAAAAAGGCTCCGGCGGCTAATACCATGGTCAGGCTGCCGATGCTCCAAAGGCCGATATTGGACACCATCATCACGCCTATTGGCGCCCCTAATGCGACTCCACCATAGGAGGCGATGCCGTTCCATGAGATCACGCGCGCCGTGTTTTCCGGGCCAACCCTGCCAATGCCCCAACTGATTGAGCCGGTACCGACCAAGCCTTGGGATACGCCGAGAATGACCCTGCCGACTAGCAGCAATATCAAGCTGGCCAACGGGAATGCAATTAAGTAGGTGGCGAGCAGAGTGACAGCCCCACTCACTGAGCAGCCAATCAGGCCATACAGTACGCCCTGTTTGGCGCCTAGGCGGTCGGCAATAGAGCCGGACATGGGCCGGGTTAGCAGGGTTGAAAAATACTGTGTGCCAATCACCACGCCAGCCAGTACTGAGCTATAGCCAAGGTCGTACAAGACGTAACCGGGAAGCACCGCAAGCGGCAGGCCTATGCACAAAAAACTGATAAAGGTAAAAAAGACAATGGTCAGAATCTGCAGGGTTGAGTTATCTGCTGGCGTTTGCGCGGTCGTCATTTAGCGGCCTATGTCGGCAATGGCGGCGGAAGGTCTCGGTGATTGCTCATCATACAACTGAAAACAAAGCGTGCTAACGAATATTTCAAGGTTTAGTGCGTATTGCGGTGGAGCTGGGCGTTGAAGCGATCGGCATCGCACAACCTATGGCACAGGTGTAATGTGCCCCATGTTATACGCAAACCAACCTGCCTTTTGTTATGGAGCAATACCCATGTCGCTGTCCATGTATCAAGCAAGTGTTCCGGTTTTTGTCCGTATGTTGAGCAATCTCGACGCTATTCTCGATAAGGCGTTGGTGCACGCTGAAGCTGAAGGTTTCGATCCGTCTGTATTGGTTAGTGCGCGACTTGCGCCAGATATGTTCGACATGGCGCGTCAAATTCAAATCGCCACCGATGCGGCGAAAGGCTGCGTCGCACGGCTGGCTGGAGTTGATGTACCCAGTTATGCCGACACTGAAACAAGCTTTGCGCAGCTGAAACAGCGCATTGCCAAAACGGCAGCTTTTGTTGAGTCATTCAACGCTGAACAGATCGATGGCAGCGAAGACAAAATCATCAACATCAAGCTGCCTTCGCGTGAGCTAAGTTTCAGCGGGCAGATGTTTCTGCTGCATTTCGCACTGCCAAACTTCTACTTTCACATCAGCACCTGCTACGCGATCTTGCGCCACAATGGGGTGAAGATTGGCAAGATGGACTACCTCGGCGCGGTCTGAAGTTAGTCAGCAAGCCAGTAGGGCAACCAGTCGTTTACTGGCTTGCTGCCAATATGATGAGGGCGTAGTGAATCCATTAAAGGCGCAATTGCTTGAGGCGATTGAGACGTTGCCGGGCATAGAGGTTGTGGTCTGGCGCGAGCGGTCTGACGGTTTTACAACGCTTAACTATCGGGGCAAGGAGATTGCTCATTTCCATCACGACAATGAGCTTGATCTCGCTCTGGGAAAAGAGTTGATCAAGCAGCAAGGCTTGAACTACCCGAAAGACTCGATCAAGCACCCAAAACGCTCAGCCTCATCTGCCTATATCGAACTGCGTTACAACAGCTCTAGCCAAGTGGATGAGGTGGTTCGTCTGCTAAAGCTGGCAATCACTCAACACACTCAGTAACCGCTGCCTGAGTAAGGCCGGCAGCGGGCGCTTATTAATCGCGGCGATGGACTGATTGGCCGGCAGCGAAGGTTTCTTTCACGGCGCGATCATCACCGAGAATGGTCAAGGCAAATAGCTTTTCTTCCAGCGTTTTTGCTTGCTGAATGCGGTAATCAATCAGTGGTGTGGATTTGTAGTCGAGGACGATAAAGTCGGCGTCTTTACCGCTTTCGAAGTTACCGATCTTGTCATCCAGATACAGTGCGTTGGCGCTGCCAAGCGTTGCCAGATACAAGGACTTGAATGGGTCAAGCTTGATGCCCTGTAGCTGCATGATTTTGTAGGCTTCACTCAGCGATTGCAGTTGTGAGAAGCTAGTGCCGCCACCAACGTCGGTGCCCAGGCCGACGCGTACGCCGTGGTGTTCAAGTTTCTTCAGGTCAAACAAGCCGCTACCGAGAAATAGGTTCGAGGTCGGGCAGAAGGCAACGGCCGAACCTGTTTCACTCAAACGTTTGCACTCATCGTCACACAGGTGCACACCGTGGGCGAAGACTGAGCGTGCGCCGATTAGTTTGTAGTGATCGTAGACATCCAGATAACCCTTGCGTTCTGGGAACAGAGCTTTGACCCAGTCGATTTCCTTGAGATTTTCCGACAGGTGGGTGTGCATGTATAGATCGGGAAACTCGTGGTACAGCTTACCTGCAAGTTCAAGCTGCTCTGGTGTGCTGGTCGGTGCGAAACGTGGTGTGACTGCATAATGCAGGCGGCCTTTGCCGTGCCAGCGTTGAATCAGCTCCTTGCTATCGGCATAGCCAGATTCAGCTGTGTCGGTCAGGTAGTCGGGTGCGTTACGGTCCATCAGCACCTTGCCTGCGATCATGCGCAGGTTCAGCGCTTCGCTGGCTTCGAAGAATGCATCAACCGACTGCTTGTGTACGCTAGCGAAAACCAGTGCGGTGGTGGTGCCGTTGCGCAGTAACTCCTTGAGGAATATGCCGGCGACATCAGCTGCATGGGCTTTATCTTCAAACTGGCGTTCGGTTGGAAAGGTGTATGTATTGAGCCAGTCAAGCAGCT
Proteins encoded:
- the queD gene encoding 6-carboxytetrahydropterin synthase QueD, whose translation is MELFKEFMFEAAHRLPHVPDGHKCGRLHGHSFKVAVYIEGEVDPYTGWIRDFSEIKAIFKPLYEQLDHNYLNDIPGLENPTSEVLAKWIWQELKPLLPELSRIRIHETCTSGCEYRGD
- a CDS encoding methyl-accepting chemotaxis protein, producing MNSLRSLPISRRLWLILVVAIVMLLTLGGVLLKQIHSDLYAGKAEKTQHLVQSATGVLKYFYALETAGTLKHEDAQEQALEIIRGLRYDSSEYFWVNDLTPTMIMHPTNPKLEGQNLSTFKDPDGKALFNEMVSIAKAKGAGQVDYRWPKPGASEPVPKISYVQLFEPWGLIIGSGVYVDDLQSEFAAQATRVLIIGLTLMLLMTFVVTLIARSISKPLNQAVSAMANIASGEGDLTRSLDTHGNDELTALAQHFNAFTNKLRQVIKQSLDSASELTQAAQSLDHVATDAHNHSQQQSQQMELVATAINQVTYAVQDVAKNAEHASSEVLSAEQQASQGQSNIQSSLQQIEQLSAMIDNAVTVMNTLAEESTQIGSVLEVIRSIAEQTNLLALNAAIEAARAGEQGRGFAVVADEVRLLAQRTQKSTAEIQTMTERLQSNSQAAVKVINESSQASQLTIEQANLAGVSLDQIAHSLKNITGLNASIASATLEQSHVVDDINQNVTQAAGLAHENATAAQQSNKASEHVGQLATQLSALLGQFRV
- a CDS encoding undecaprenyl-diphosphate phosphatase, with amino-acid sequence MDVWLAIQALILGVVEGITEFLPVSSTGHQIIVADLIGFGGERAMAFNIIIQLGAILAVVWEYRQKILDVVVGLPKEPQAQLFTRNLLIAFFPAVILGVCFADLIHEYLFNPITVASALVVGGVIMLWAERRKHTVHAETVDDMTWKDALKIGFAQCLAMIPGTSRSGATIIGGLLFGLSRKAATEFSFFLAMPTMVGAAVYSGYKYRDLFQPADLPVFAIGFVTSFIFAMIAVRALLKFIGNHSYAVFAWYRIGFGLLILATWQLHLIDWSTAQG
- a CDS encoding AraC family transcriptional regulator — translated: MSTGRLSHSANGTTQEVVQRYHLAWKASDLDAVMALYHPQIEYNDFFQNRVFHFKQLREYVRSSMPLEPQEVLEHTDRIRFDEDTAFIQYRITLCGGSGLVSFRSSEAITVRDGLIWRINEYASLIHEQHADNSKPDSRRPATSRLGLSARQLGILALDLQEYFASAQPYLDPGLNLQQVAVETGYSRNQISYLLNQVLGQSFYRYVNHQRLKHLLLSIDHSPRSAKIDDLVFAAGFNSLSAFYTCFRLHLGITPKAYLKLPGQEQSALRARVQESA
- a CDS encoding DUF1294 domain-containing protein, with the translated sequence MEVRGSIKSWNDDKGFGFIRPEQGGQEVFAHISAMRGDRRPVAGDQVMFIAGKDDKGRLRAEHLRLAGELSIDQPKIRRKPPVPAAQRQKNVVRERKASSKQPRRKLSAPIQHLGLKTLIFAGLSVLPLLGSLQLLFSAGIIWVLLAYLVMSLVSFVQYWSDKAKAMRGAWRTPETTLHLFELLGGWPGALVAQQCFRHKTRKGSYQSVFWLIIIAHQLFWLDWCVLDGEYFGDFIRAYAPRSWG
- a CDS encoding MmcQ/YjbR family DNA-binding protein yields the protein MTREQIAAFCLQLPGARTDFKWGENQVFSIAENKMFAIINFLGDNLAFKVDNDLFLGFVDRPGIRPAPYLARAGWISMPCDPLPVSDNELRELITRSHQLVVGKLSKRKQIGLRISPMSVVHRHG
- a CDS encoding MFS transporter; protein product: MTTAQTPADNSTLQILTIVFFTFISFLCIGLPLAVLPGYVLYDLGYSSVLAGVVIGTQYFSTLLTRPMSGSIADRLGAKQGVLYGLIGCSVSGAVTLLATYLIAFPLASLILLLVGRVILGVSQGLVGTGSISWGIGRVGPENTARVISWNGIASYGGVALGAPIGVMMVSNIGLWSIGSLTMVLAAGAFLLARIKIPSPIIQGTRLAFSRVFMKVAPNGVALALGSIGFGTIATFITLYYDSRGWSNAAYCLSAFGCAFIVARLLFSSTIKKRGGYRVATVCLLIECIGLLLIWLAATPWITLCGAALTGFGLSLVYPALGVEVISRIPAASRSSALGAYAVFFDLSLGIAGPLMGAIAGYFGFGSIFMVAACLALTGMLMTMVLLRLEKRSSA